The genomic DNA ATCGCGGTGATCGTGCGGCAGGAGATCGTCTTCTTCATCATGGGCGGCATCTTCGTGGTCGAGGCGATCTCGGTGATGGCGCAGGTCACCTACTTCAAGTACACCAAGAAGCGCTTCGGCGAAGGCCGCCGCGTGCTCAAGATGGCGCCGCTGCACCATCACTTCGAGAAGAGCGGCTGGCGCGAGACGCAGGTCGTGGTGCGCTTCTGGATCATCACCATGCTGTTGTGCCTGGTGGGCCTGTCGACGTTGAAGCTGCGGTGAAGCCCATGCGACATCTGCAAGACCTTCACGTGCTCGTCCTGGGCCTCGGTGCGTCCGGCCTGGCGATGGCGCGCTGGTGCGCGCGCCATGGCGCGATGGTGACGGTGGCCGACACGCGCGAGGCGCCGCCGCAGCGCGATGCGCTCAGGCAGGCGGTGCCCGACGCAGTCTTCGTCGGCGGCCCGTTCACGGCTGCGCTGGTCGAAGGCACGTCGGTGCGCGCGGTCCATGTGTCGCCGGGCCTGTCGCCGGCCTCGGTCGCCGTGGTGGCCGGCGCGGCGCGGGCGATCGGCCTGCCGGTGGGTGGCGAGCTCGAGCTGTTCGCGCAGGCGCTGGCGGATCTGCGCACGGTCGACGTCGTCGATGCGCCGACGGTCGAGGACGCGCCGCTCGCGGCACCGGCCCTCGAACCCGAGGCGACGCCGCCCGAGGCCGTCGAGCAGGCCGAGCCCACGCAAGCCCAACCGGCCGCGGAATCCGCCGAGGACGACGACGACGACATCGCCGCCGAATCGCCGGCGCCGGTCATCGAGCCGCCTGCGCCCGCGCCGCAGGGCTATGCGCCCGCGGTGCTGGCCATCACCGGCACCAATGGCAAGACGACCGTCACCGCGCTCACCGGTCAACTGGTGGCGCGTGCCGGCAAGAGCGTCGCGGTCGCCGGCAACATCGGCCCGACCTTGCTGGACACCCTGGCCGCGCACCTCGACGCCGGCACGCTGCCCGAGGTCTGGGTGCTCGAGCTCTCGAGCTTCCAGCTCGACGGCGTGCAGGGCTTCGAGCCCACGGCCGCCACGGTGCTCAACCTGTCGCAGGACCATCTCGACTGGCACGGCGACATGGCCGCGTATGCGGCGGCCAAGGCGCGCGTTTTCGGCACGCGCGGCGTGATGGTGCTCAACCGGGAAGACGACGCCGTCATGGCCATGCGGCCTGCGCCGGTCAAGCTCGCCAAGGGGCAGGTCGCGCGCAGCATCGTCACCTTCGGCGCCGACCTGCCGCAGCGGCCGGGCGACTACGGCATCGAGCGAATCAACGGCATGGGCTGGCTGGTGCGCGCGCTCGAGGCCGACGAGACGCAGAAGCGCAAGCGCGGCGCGGCCATCGAGGAAGAAGAGATCCACATCCAGCGCCTGATGCCCGCCGACGCACTGCGCATCCGCGGCCGGCACAACGCGCTCAACGCGCTGGCGGCGCTCGCGCTCGCCACGGCTGCCGGCTGCCAGCTCGGCCCGATGCTCTATGGCCTGCGCGAGTACCACGGCGAGCCGCATCGCGTCGAGCCGGTGGCGATCGTGGACGAGGTCGAGTACTTCGACGACAGCAAGGGCACCAACGTCGGCGCGACGGTCGCCGCGCTCGGCAGCCTGGGCGAGGAGCGGCGCGTGGTCGTGATCCTCGGCGGCGAAGGCAAGGGCCAGGACTTCGCGCCGCTGGCCGCGCCGGTGCGCCAGTACGCGCGCGCCGTCGTGCTGATCGGCCGCGATGCACCGCTGATCGAAGCCGCACTGGCGTCCACCGG from Variovorax sp. PBL-E5 includes the following:
- the murD gene encoding UDP-N-acetylmuramoyl-L-alanine--D-glutamate ligase, coding for MRHLQDLHVLVLGLGASGLAMARWCARHGAMVTVADTREAPPQRDALRQAVPDAVFVGGPFTAALVEGTSVRAVHVSPGLSPASVAVVAGAARAIGLPVGGELELFAQALADLRTVDVVDAPTVEDAPLAAPALEPEATPPEAVEQAEPTQAQPAAESAEDDDDDIAAESPAPVIEPPAPAPQGYAPAVLAITGTNGKTTVTALTGQLVARAGKSVAVAGNIGPTLLDTLAAHLDAGTLPEVWVLELSSFQLDGVQGFEPTAATVLNLSQDHLDWHGDMAAYAAAKARVFGTRGVMVLNREDDAVMAMRPAPVKLAKGQVARSIVTFGADLPQRPGDYGIERINGMGWLVRALEADETQKRKRGAAIEEEEIHIQRLMPADALRIRGRHNALNALAALALATAAGCQLGPMLYGLREYHGEPHRVEPVAIVDEVEYFDDSKGTNVGATVAALGSLGEERRVVVILGGEGKGQDFAPLAAPVRQYARAVVLIGRDAPLIEAALASTGVTMQAAASLPEAVQAAAGRAHPGDAVLLSPACASFDMFKDYAHRAAVFCEAVQALADAPRGAGGEIA